One window from the genome of Helicoverpa armigera isolate CAAS_96S chromosome 4, ASM3070526v1, whole genome shotgun sequence encodes:
- the LOC110384146 gene encoding beta-1,3-glucan-binding protein isoform X3 yields the protein MWSVLVGVLAVASLGAACTPSVTTVSGTHAPATVCSGALIFADDFDSFDLEKWQHENTLAGGGNWEFQYYNNNRTNSFTHSGRLFIRPSLMSDQFGEQFLSSGHLNVEGGAPADRCTNPQWWGCERTGSPSNILNPIKSARIRTVNSFSFRYGRVEVRAKMPAGDWLWPAIWLMPAYNTYGTWPASGEIDLVESRGNRAMTFNGVHIGTHEAGSTLHYGPYPAMNGWERAHWIRRNTAGYNSNFHRYQLEWTPDYLRFSIDDLELGRVTPGNGGFWEFGGFNSNPNIENPWRYGSKMAPFDEKFYLIINLAVGGTNGFFPDGVSNPNPKPWWNGSPTAATDFWNGRWGWLPTWNLGVNEGQDASLQVDYVRIWAL from the exons ATGTGGTCGGTGTTAGTGGGCGTGTTAGCGGTCGCATCCTTGGGGGCGGCGTGCACCCCTAGCGTGACGACAGTGAGTGGAACTCACGCGCCTGCCACCGTTTGCTCCGGCGCACTCATCTTCGCCGATGACTTCGATTCTTTCGATCTCGAGAAATGGCAGCACGAGAACACTTTAGCCGGAGGTGGT AACTGGGAGTTCCAATACTACAACAACAACAGAACAAACTCCTTCACCCACAGTGGACGTTTGTTCATCCGTCCCTCTTTGATGTCAGACCAGTTCGGTGAACAGTTCCTGAGCTCTGGACACTTAAACGTTGAGGGAGGAGCACCCGCTGACAG ATGTACTAATCCTCAATGGTGGGGTTGCGAGCGTACGGGATCACCTTCAAACATTCTGAACCCAATCAAGAGTGCACGTATCCGAACTGTCAATTCCTTCAGCTTCCGTTATGGTCGCGTTGAAGTTCGCGCTAAAATGCCCGCTGGAGATTGGCTATGGCCAG CTATCTGGTTGATGCCAGCTTACAACACATACGGCACCTGGCCCGCATCTGGAGAGATCGACTTAGTCGAGTCTCGGGGCAACCGTGCCATGACTTTCAACGGCGTCCACATCGGCACACAC GAAGCCGGCTCCACCTTGCATTACGGACCTTACCCTGCGATGAACGGTTGGGAACGCGCTCACTGGATCAGAAGGAACACTGCTGGATACAACAGCAATTTCCACCGCTACCAGCTCGAGTGGACCCCAG ACTACCTGAGATTCAGTATTGATGACTTGGAACTGGGACGTGTAACACCCGGCAACGGTGGTTTCTGGGAATTCGGAGGCTTCAACAGCAACCCCAACATTGAGAACCCCTGGAGATACGGAAGCAAGATGGCGCCCTTCGATGAGAAG TTCTACCTTATTATCAATTTGGCTGTGGGCGGCACGAACGGTTTCTTCCCCGATGGTGTCAGCAACCCCAATCCTAAGCCCTGGTGGAACGGATCACCAACG GCCGCAACCGACTTCTGGAATGGCCGTTGGGGCTGGCTTCCTACCTGGAACTTGGGCGTTAATGAAGGACAAGATGCCTCCCTACAAGTGGACTACGTTCGCATTTGggctttgtaa
- the LOC110384209 gene encoding rab-like protein 3 encodes MAAIEKVKVVVLGDSGVGKTSLTYLIAHNKPLLSPGWTVGCSVEVKLHRYKEGTQAQNTFFVELWDVGGSNGHRNTRNVFYQPTHGIILVHDLTNRKSQVNLQKWLSEILNQDSSNPMPHVDVDPEQFLGSTQIPILVIGTKFDMAEEKQRKNQYRRLASSIAEQCGADEIFVNCHQARSLAAGTSNSVKLTRFFDKVIERRYYSRVSPFTDKRRLPPYIMATSTPLSSNKPSQYMSPRFYHMD; translated from the exons GCGTAGGAAAAACCTCACTGACGTATTTGATTGCACACAACAAACCACTTTTGTCACCGGGATGGACCGTAGGATGCTCCGTCGAAGTGAAGTTGCACAGATACAAGGAAGGCACACAAGCACAAAACACATTCTTTGTGGAACTCTGGGACGTTGGAGGTTCAAATGGACACAGAAATACTAGAAATGTGTTCTACCAGCCTACTCATG GTATTATTTTGGTGCACGATTTAACAAATAGGAAAAGTCAGGTCAATTTACAAAAATGGCTATCAGAGATTTTGAATCAAGATAGTTCAAATCCCATGCCACACGTTGATGTGGATCCTGAACAGTTCCTAGGATCTACGCAG ATTCCTATATTAGTCATTGGAACTAAGTTCGATATGGCTGAAGAAAAACAAAGGAAGAACCAGTACAGGAGGCTAGCTAGTAGTATAGCGGAGCAATGTGGCGCTGatgaaatatttgttaattgtCATCAAGCGAG ATCGTTAGCTGCAGGCACAAGCAACTCCGTTAAATTGACAAGATTTTTTGATAAA GTGATAGAGCGACGATATTATTCGAGGGTAAGTCCGTTCACGGACAAGCGTCGCCTCCCGCCCTACATCATGGCCACATCTACTCCGCTTTCAAGTAACAAGCCCTCCCAGTACATGAGTCCACGGTTCTACCATATGGACTGA
- the LOC110384092 gene encoding m-AAA protease-interacting protein 1, mitochondrial produces MMASPIGLLPRRICPIVKRFFEVNCNSVSRLSRTLSAITSYPQTTVPNPVTCSYFKNPVEFRQLNPRRNDSGDSKLLIGSKSSLKFLKDFPKSFGFGRKTNKNKNQKKRVPKLILLQNPFTWLMIKIDFSVLRNIWDPTFVEREFKYGTKQAISRVTQVISSGQLKDLNGLLTKPARLSLLRELDRNWGDKQRSLLALKLDDIQISSPRKVYFIRIADKKFCDVDMAFLALKWVPINSIDALIFTEIFARFHREYTPHSIPEWTIAYFKVTRFEVLRR; encoded by the exons ATG ATGGCATCACCAATAGGATTACTACCGAGGCGTATTTGTCCAATTGTAAAACGATTTTTTGAAGTTAATTGCAACAGTGTTTCGAGACTATCTAGAACTCTCTCCGCTATTACCTCTTATCCACAAACAACGGTCCCAAACCCTGTGACATGTTCTTACTTCAAAAATCCCGTTGAATTTCGCCAGCTCAATCCTCGGAGAAATGATAGTGGTGACAGTAAATTACTTATTGGTTCCAAGAGTTCTTTAAAATTTCTCAAAGACTTTCCGAAATCATTTGGCTTTGGgagaaaaactaataaaaacaaaaatcaaaagaaacgagttccaaaattaattttattacaaaacccTTTCACATGGCTAATGATCAAAATCGACTTCAGCGTCTTAAGGAACATTTGGGATCCAACGTTTGTGGAACGAGAATTTAAATATGGGACCAAGCAG GCTATATCACGAGTGACACAAGTAATTAGTTCAGGCCAGTTGAAGGATTTGAATGGCTTGCTGACGAAGCCAGCCCGGTTGAGTTTATTGCGGGAGTTGGACCGCAACTGGGGCGACAAGCAGCGATCCTTATTAGCTCTTAAACTCGATGACATACAGATATCATCCCCTCGAAAGGTTTACTTCATTAGGATAGCTG ataAGAAATTTTGTGATGTGGACATGGCATTCTTGGCGTTGAAATGGGTGCCTATCAATAGTATAGACGCTTTAATATTTACAGAGATATTTGCAAGATTTCACCGAGAATATACGCCACACAGCATACCAGAATGGACAATTGCTTACTTTAAAGTTACTCGTTTCGAAGTCCTGCGTCGATGA
- the LOC110384146 gene encoding beta-1,3-glucan-binding protein isoform X2, with the protein MNEMWSVLVGVLAVASLGAACTPSVTTVSGTHAPATVCSGALIFADDFDSFDLEKWQHENTLAGGGNWEFQYYNNNRTNSFTHSGRLFIRPSLMSDQFGEQFLSSGHLNVEGGAPADRCTNPQWWGCERTGSPSNILNPIKSARIRTVNSFSFRYGRVEVRAKMPAGDWLWPAIWLMPAYNTYGTWPASGEIDLVESRGNRAMTFNGVHIGTHEAGSTLHYGPYPAMNGWERAHWIRRNTAGYNSNFHRYQLEWTPDYLRFSIDDLELGRVTPGNGGFWEFGGFNSNPNIENPWRYGSKMAPFDEKFYLIINLAVGGTNGFFPDGVSNPNPKPWWNGSPTAATDFWNGRWGWLPTWNLGVNEGQDASLQVDYVRIWAL; encoded by the exons ATGAATG AAATGTGGTCGGTGTTAGTGGGCGTGTTAGCGGTCGCATCCTTGGGGGCGGCGTGCACCCCTAGCGTGACGACAGTGAGTGGAACTCACGCGCCTGCCACCGTTTGCTCCGGCGCACTCATCTTCGCCGATGACTTCGATTCTTTCGATCTCGAGAAATGGCAGCACGAGAACACTTTAGCCGGAGGTGGT AACTGGGAGTTCCAATACTACAACAACAACAGAACAAACTCCTTCACCCACAGTGGACGTTTGTTCATCCGTCCCTCTTTGATGTCAGACCAGTTCGGTGAACAGTTCCTGAGCTCTGGACACTTAAACGTTGAGGGAGGAGCACCCGCTGACAG ATGTACTAATCCTCAATGGTGGGGTTGCGAGCGTACGGGATCACCTTCAAACATTCTGAACCCAATCAAGAGTGCACGTATCCGAACTGTCAATTCCTTCAGCTTCCGTTATGGTCGCGTTGAAGTTCGCGCTAAAATGCCCGCTGGAGATTGGCTATGGCCAG CTATCTGGTTGATGCCAGCTTACAACACATACGGCACCTGGCCCGCATCTGGAGAGATCGACTTAGTCGAGTCTCGGGGCAACCGTGCCATGACTTTCAACGGCGTCCACATCGGCACACAC GAAGCCGGCTCCACCTTGCATTACGGACCTTACCCTGCGATGAACGGTTGGGAACGCGCTCACTGGATCAGAAGGAACACTGCTGGATACAACAGCAATTTCCACCGCTACCAGCTCGAGTGGACCCCAG ACTACCTGAGATTCAGTATTGATGACTTGGAACTGGGACGTGTAACACCCGGCAACGGTGGTTTCTGGGAATTCGGAGGCTTCAACAGCAACCCCAACATTGAGAACCCCTGGAGATACGGAAGCAAGATGGCGCCCTTCGATGAGAAG TTCTACCTTATTATCAATTTGGCTGTGGGCGGCACGAACGGTTTCTTCCCCGATGGTGTCAGCAACCCCAATCCTAAGCCCTGGTGGAACGGATCACCAACG GCCGCAACCGACTTCTGGAATGGCCGTTGGGGCTGGCTTCCTACCTGGAACTTGGGCGTTAATGAAGGACAAGATGCCTCCCTACAAGTGGACTACGTTCGCATTTGggctttgtaa
- the LOC110384146 gene encoding beta-1,3-glucan-binding protein isoform X1, protein MKRVNVHQYCLGSTWLGLFDHIVTSHFTSWLLLIQDTHHVTEQNLAVLRGLDRSEMWSVLVGVLAVASLGAACTPSVTTVSGTHAPATVCSGALIFADDFDSFDLEKWQHENTLAGGGNWEFQYYNNNRTNSFTHSGRLFIRPSLMSDQFGEQFLSSGHLNVEGGAPADRCTNPQWWGCERTGSPSNILNPIKSARIRTVNSFSFRYGRVEVRAKMPAGDWLWPAIWLMPAYNTYGTWPASGEIDLVESRGNRAMTFNGVHIGTHEAGSTLHYGPYPAMNGWERAHWIRRNTAGYNSNFHRYQLEWTPDYLRFSIDDLELGRVTPGNGGFWEFGGFNSNPNIENPWRYGSKMAPFDEKFYLIINLAVGGTNGFFPDGVSNPNPKPWWNGSPTAATDFWNGRWGWLPTWNLGVNEGQDASLQVDYVRIWAL, encoded by the exons ATGAAGCGTGTAAACGTGCATCAGTATTGTCTCGGTTCCACTTGGTTGGGTTTGTTTGACCACATTGTGACTTCCCACTTTACAAGCTGGCTGTTATTAATACAGGATACACACCATGTGACAGAGCAGAACTTGGCGGTTCTTCGTGGTTTAGATCGTTCTG AAATGTGGTCGGTGTTAGTGGGCGTGTTAGCGGTCGCATCCTTGGGGGCGGCGTGCACCCCTAGCGTGACGACAGTGAGTGGAACTCACGCGCCTGCCACCGTTTGCTCCGGCGCACTCATCTTCGCCGATGACTTCGATTCTTTCGATCTCGAGAAATGGCAGCACGAGAACACTTTAGCCGGAGGTGGT AACTGGGAGTTCCAATACTACAACAACAACAGAACAAACTCCTTCACCCACAGTGGACGTTTGTTCATCCGTCCCTCTTTGATGTCAGACCAGTTCGGTGAACAGTTCCTGAGCTCTGGACACTTAAACGTTGAGGGAGGAGCACCCGCTGACAG ATGTACTAATCCTCAATGGTGGGGTTGCGAGCGTACGGGATCACCTTCAAACATTCTGAACCCAATCAAGAGTGCACGTATCCGAACTGTCAATTCCTTCAGCTTCCGTTATGGTCGCGTTGAAGTTCGCGCTAAAATGCCCGCTGGAGATTGGCTATGGCCAG CTATCTGGTTGATGCCAGCTTACAACACATACGGCACCTGGCCCGCATCTGGAGAGATCGACTTAGTCGAGTCTCGGGGCAACCGTGCCATGACTTTCAACGGCGTCCACATCGGCACACAC GAAGCCGGCTCCACCTTGCATTACGGACCTTACCCTGCGATGAACGGTTGGGAACGCGCTCACTGGATCAGAAGGAACACTGCTGGATACAACAGCAATTTCCACCGCTACCAGCTCGAGTGGACCCCAG ACTACCTGAGATTCAGTATTGATGACTTGGAACTGGGACGTGTAACACCCGGCAACGGTGGTTTCTGGGAATTCGGAGGCTTCAACAGCAACCCCAACATTGAGAACCCCTGGAGATACGGAAGCAAGATGGCGCCCTTCGATGAGAAG TTCTACCTTATTATCAATTTGGCTGTGGGCGGCACGAACGGTTTCTTCCCCGATGGTGTCAGCAACCCCAATCCTAAGCCCTGGTGGAACGGATCACCAACG GCCGCAACCGACTTCTGGAATGGCCGTTGGGGCTGGCTTCCTACCTGGAACTTGGGCGTTAATGAAGGACAAGATGCCTCCCTACAAGTGGACTACGTTCGCATTTGggctttgtaa
- the LOC110384091 gene encoding lipoamide acyltransferase component of branched-chain alpha-keto acid dehydrogenase complex, mitochondrial isoform X2 — MFLNQYLHFTSLYSKFVKVGDKVQQFDNICEVQSDKAAVTITSRYDGVVTKLYHDVDTTALVGQPLVDIEVQGEADEGSSSSSPEEQPKVTKQESVEEKSQRIKVLTTPAVRRIAAQFNVDLSTVKATGRNGRVLKEDMLAHLNIDSDGSNEVPAPSSVQAMSIPLTQAKAKVEVLLEDKVVPVTGFTKAMVKSMTEAMKIPHFGYSDEYDVTKLVESRQALKKIAEARGAKLTYMPIIIKATSLSLEQLPVLNSSLDSTCEHLTYKASHNIGVAMDTPSGLIVPVIKNVQNKTILEIARELNTLQERGSKGQLGLNELSGGTFTLSNIGIVGGTYTKPVILPPQVAIGALGKIQVLPRFDAEGNVRKAHILTVSFSADHRVVDGVTIARFSNFLKNYLENPYTLLLDL; from the exons ATGTTTTTGAATCAATATCTACACTTCACGTCATTATATTCGAA GTTCGTGAAAGTAGGCGACAAAGTGCAGCAGTTCGACAATATTTGCGAGGTGCAAAGTGACAAGGCAGCTGTGACAATCACCAGCCGGTATGACGGCGTGGTGACTAAACTGTACCACGATGTTGACACCACCGCGCTAGTGGGACAACCACTTGTTGATATCGAAGTACAGGGGGAAGCTGATGAAg GGTCTTCATCATCGTCACCTGAGGAGCAACCTAAAGTAACCAAACAAGAATCGGTGGAGGAAAAAAGCCAAAGAATAAAAGTATTGACGACACCCGCAGTCAGGAGAATAGCAGCACAATTCAAT GTAGACTTGAGCACTGTCAAGGCTACTGGGAGAAATGGAAGAGTTCTCAAGGAAGACATGCTTGCACATTTGAACATCGACTCGGACGGTTCCAATGAAGTACCCGCTCCATCCAGCGTGCAGGCTATGTCGATACCCCTAACACAAGCCAAAGCTAAAGTAGAAGTGTTACTAGAAGACAAAGTTGTACCTGTCACTGGATTTACCAAGGCCATGGTGAAATCTATGACTGAGGCTATG AAAATACCACATTTTGGATACAGCGACGAATACGATGTGACGAAGTTAGTTGAATCACGTCAAGCATTGAAGAAAATTGCCGAAGCGAGAGGAGCCAAGTTAACTTACATGCCCATTATTATCAAAGCTACGTCCCTGAGTTTGGAACAACTCCCTGTACTCAACAGTAGTCTGGACAGCACTTGCGAACATCTCACTTACAAAGCTAGTCACAACATCGGAGTCGCGATGGACACTCCTAGCGGATTAATTGTGCCGGTTATTAAG aatgtaCAAAACAAAACCATATTAGAAATAGCCCGAGAGCTGAACACGCTTCAAGAGAGAGGATCAAAAGGACAACTAGGACTAAATGAATTATCTGGAGGAACATTTACATTATCTAACATTGGCATT GTTGGAGGAACTTACACCAAACCCGTGATATTACCACCGCAAGTAGCAATCGGAGCTTTAGGGAAAATACAG GTTCTCCCAAGGTTCGACGCCGAAGGAAACGTGAGAAAGGCTCATATCCTCACCGTCAGTTTTTCAGCAGATCACCGAGTAGTAGATGGAGTGACAATAGCTCGTTTCTCAAATTTCTTGAAAAACTATCTCGAAAACCCTTACACACTGCTGTTGGACTTATAG